From Montipora foliosa isolate CH-2021 chromosome 6, ASM3666993v2, whole genome shotgun sequence, a single genomic window includes:
- the LOC138006422 gene encoding uncharacterized protein, whose product MAKHRTKRRPKRRFLGNQFSKPATAIAIKSDASEDNQPKEEACGLGSPDSSEAIKKSVSSKKLLTKGDLIEEKPFIQEPTITGFRFVDMEILSSAFSAMRCADCGDFGLVLSEKYCQRKGCASSLRVLCESCGWKHEFCTSKKQTLSYEVNRRLVYSMRFIGKGLSGAKKFCTLMNMPPPPTARAYQKNARTVAKHVKAIAKDSMSNAAKQIRDAQHAGENDVVNCGVSCDGTWQKRGYSSQNGCVIVMSIDSGRVLDAEPLSKVCKQCQRHSHLDKDSEEYRHWRADHNNCKSNYKGSAPAMEAEGADRIFRRSVITHKLRYAELYSDGDSKSFNKVKDVYSADSVQVVKQECIGHVQKRVGTALRKLKKENPGLGGKGKLTDAIIDKLQNYYGIAIRSNIGDLSGMKKAVHASFFHCASSEKRDLHNHCPAGPSSWCGFQRDGNTFKHGPGLPDAVIAKVKPVYQRLSEDTLLNKCLHGKTQNQNEAVNGMVWERIPKEVFVGMDLLEFGLFDAINHFNIGARAVLLLLEALKIVPGKYTEEGCRGLDLDRIRGAEYKESDEWKKRRKVLRGLRKKKEDRNQQAEGVTYATGAF is encoded by the coding sequence ATGGCTAAACATCGAACAAAAAGACGTCCTAAAAGAAGGTTTTTGGGAAATCAGTTTTCGAAACCAGCGACAGCGATTGCCATTAAGAGCGATGCCAGTGAAGACAATCAACCAAAAGAAGAAGCATGTGGTTTGGGTTCCCCGGACTCGAGCGAGGCAATCAAAAAGTCTGTGTCTTCAAAGAAGCTATTAACAAAGGGCGATCTCATCGAAGAAAAACCTTTTATACAAGAGCCGACAATAACTGGCTTTCGGTTTGTTGACATGGAGATATTGTCCTCTGCATTTTCTGCCATGAGGTGTGCCGATTGCGGGGACTTTGGCTTAGTTCTTTCAGAAAAATACTGCCAAAGGAAGGGATGTGCTTCAAGTCTTCGTGTCCTTTGTGAAAGTTGTGGCTGGAAGCATGAGTTTTGCACCTCCAAAAAGCAAACCTTAAGCTATGAGGTAAACAGACGTCTGGTGTACTCCATGAGGTTCATAGGAAAGGGTCTCAGTGGAGCAAAAAAGTTCTGCACATTAATGAATATGCCACCACCTCCAACAGCAAGGGCTTATCAGAAGAATGCAAGAACAGTTGCTAAACATGTCAAAGCAATTGCCAAGGACAGCATGTCTAATGCAGCAAAACAAATCAGGGATGCCCAGCATGCTGGTGAAAATGATGTCGTCAACTGTGGTGTTTCTTGTGATGGTACCTGGCAAAAAAGGGGGTACTCTTCCCAGAATGGTTGTGTTATTGTTATGTCGATTGATTCTGGTAGAGTCCTAGATGCAGAACCTCTCTCAAAAGTTTGTAAACAATGTCAGAGGCATTCCCATTTGGATAAAGACAGTGAGGAGTACCGTCATTGGAGGGCAGACCACAACAATTGCAAATCTAATTACAAGGGGTCTGCACCTGCCATGGAAGCAGAGGGTGCTGATCGTATTTTTAGACGGTCTGTCATTACCCACAAGCTTCGATATGCAGAACTTTACTCAGATGGTGACAGCAAAAGTTTCAATAAAGTCAAAGATGTCTATTCAGCGGACAGTGTCCAGGTTGTCAAGCAAGAATGCATAGGACATGTACAGAAACGTGTTGGAACAGCGCTGCGGAAACTCAAGAAAGAAAATCCTGGTCTAGGTGGGAAAGGCAAACTCACTGATGCAATTATTGACAAACTTCAGAATTATTATGGCATTGCCATTCGCTCTAACATTGGGGACTTGAGTGGAATGAAAAAGGCAGTACATGCAAGTTTTTTCCACTGTGCCTCAAGTGAAAAACGTGACCTTCACAACCACTGTCCGGCTGGACCCTCAAGCTGGTGTGGGTTTCAGCGGGACGGGAACACCTTCAAGCATGGCCCTGGACTACCTGATGCTGTTATTGCCAAGGTGAAACCTGTCTATCAAAGGTTGAGTGAGGATACCCTTCTAAATAAATGCCTTCATGGGAAAACTCAAAATCAAAATGAAGCAGTGAATGGAATGGTGTGGGAGCGGATACCTAAGGAAGTGTTTGTTGGAATGGACCTGTTGGAATTTGGGCTGTTTGATGCCATCAACCATTTTAACATTGGAGCTAGAGCTGTTTTGCTTTTACTTGAAGCTTTAAAAATAGTACCTGGAAAATACACTGAGGAAGGATGTAGGGGCCTTGACTTAGATCGCATTCGTGGTGCTGAGTATAAGGAAAGCGATGAatggaaaaaaaggagaaaggtCCTTAGgggactaagaaagaaaaaggaagacaGGAACCAGCAAGCAGAGGGAGTTACTTATGCTACTGGTGCATTTTAA